A region of Pseudomonas sp. Marseille-Q3773 DNA encodes the following proteins:
- a CDS encoding LysE family translocator, which produces MQQFLIIALAHFLALLSPGPDFFLVARTSISSGWRVASGACLGIALANGAFIAMAFTGLSVLQEGSPLFSTLQLAGAGYLLYIGVLFLRYAGRSGLGSVAASQAVAGWWRSLGMGFLSGILNPKNALFYASLASMVASTGAGWKTACALWMFSIVLLWDLLVAVAIGNPVVLRRFARILPWLERASGVMLVVLALALLLHLAQR; this is translated from the coding sequence ATGCAGCAGTTCCTGATCATCGCCCTCGCCCATTTTCTCGCCCTGCTCTCCCCCGGGCCGGACTTCTTCCTGGTCGCACGCACCTCCATCAGCAGCGGCTGGCGGGTCGCCAGCGGCGCCTGCCTGGGTATCGCCCTGGCCAATGGCGCGTTCATCGCCATGGCCTTCACTGGCCTGTCGGTGCTGCAGGAAGGCAGCCCACTGTTCAGTACCCTGCAACTGGCCGGTGCCGGTTACCTGTTGTACATCGGCGTGCTGTTCCTGCGCTACGCCGGGCGCTCAGGCCTGGGCAGCGTCGCGGCCAGCCAGGCCGTGGCAGGCTGGTGGCGGAGCCTGGGCATGGGCTTCCTGTCGGGCATTCTCAACCCGAAGAACGCGCTGTTCTATGCCAGCCTGGCCAGCATGGTCGCCAGCACCGGCGCCGGCTGGAAAACGGCCTGCGCCCTGTGGATGTTCAGCATCGTGCTGCTGTGGGACCTGCTGGTGGCCGTGGCCATCGGCAACCCTGTGGTGTTGCGGCGTTTCGCTCGCATCCTGCCGTGGCTGGAACGGGCCTCGGGGGTCATGCTGGTGGTGTTGGCGCTGGCGCTGTTGCTGCACCTGGCGCAACGCTGA
- a CDS encoding metallophosphoesterase, producing the protein MKRFRRVAANTQGRDLAVGDIHGHFQRLQACLEAVGFDPAVDRLFSVGDLVDRGPHSEAALEWLAQPWLHAVQGNHEALAITRLRGGRLDLDMYRAAGGGWFLDLPPGEQLRFVERFEQLPIALEVETADGLVGLLHADSPFADWEVLRAWLELDDDPEVLEVCQWSRRRLKEGDSRPVKGLRALLVGHTPVLQAKQLGNVWHLDTGGWASGHFSLMDLATLQLLSVAPGAATAPAPTPPA; encoded by the coding sequence ATGAAACGGTTTCGGCGGGTAGCCGCCAACACGCAGGGACGGGACCTGGCGGTGGGTGACATCCATGGCCATTTCCAGCGCCTGCAGGCCTGCCTGGAGGCGGTCGGGTTCGACCCGGCGGTGGACCGCCTGTTCAGCGTCGGCGACCTGGTCGACCGCGGGCCGCACAGTGAAGCTGCGCTGGAATGGCTGGCCCAGCCCTGGCTACATGCCGTGCAGGGTAACCACGAAGCGCTGGCGATCACCCGCCTGCGCGGTGGGCGGCTCGACCTGGACATGTACCGTGCGGCGGGCGGTGGCTGGTTTCTCGACCTGCCGCCCGGCGAGCAGCTGCGTTTTGTCGAACGCTTCGAGCAACTGCCCATTGCCCTCGAAGTGGAAACCGCCGACGGCCTGGTTGGCCTGCTGCATGCCGACAGCCCGTTTGCCGACTGGGAGGTGTTGCGTGCCTGGCTGGAGCTGGATGACGACCCCGAGGTGCTGGAGGTGTGCCAGTGGTCGCGGCGGCGCCTCAAGGAAGGCGATTCCCGGCCGGTGAAAGGCCTGCGGGCCTTGCTGGTCGGCCACACGCCGGTGTTGCAGGCCAAGCAACTGGGTAATGTCTGGCACCTGGATACCGGCGGCTGGGCCAGCGGCCATTTCAGCCTCATGGACCTGGCCACGTTGCAACTGCTCAGCGTTGCGCCAGGTGCAGCAACAGCGCCAGCGCCAACACCACCAGCATGA
- a CDS encoding DUF3016 domain-containing protein: MHTVLRCAVFMALSLHSMAHAAPAAQVEVRFDHPEQFRDASLDSHGYERGADAFVMKTLTQYLQKLGQRYLQPGQRLAIDIRDIDLAGRFEPWHGQAYDVRFMRDITWPTIDLSYTLSQAGKPDQQARERVSDKMYLSRPGRVTGSSDRLYAEKAMLDDWFRQRFAARPSS; encoded by the coding sequence ATGCATACCGTCCTCAGGTGTGCCGTGTTCATGGCCCTGTCACTCCACAGCATGGCACACGCCGCCCCAGCCGCGCAGGTCGAAGTGCGCTTCGACCACCCGGAACAGTTCCGCGATGCCAGCCTCGACAGCCACGGTTACGAACGTGGCGCCGATGCCTTTGTAATGAAAACCCTGACCCAGTATCTGCAGAAGCTGGGCCAGCGCTACCTGCAACCGGGCCAGCGGCTGGCCATCGACATCCGCGATATCGACCTTGCCGGGCGCTTCGAGCCCTGGCACGGCCAGGCTTACGATGTGCGCTTCATGCGCGATATCACTTGGCCGACCATCGACCTCAGCTACACCCTCAGCCAGGCGGGCAAACCCGACCAGCAGGCCCGGGAGCGGGTCAGCGACAAGATGTACCTCAGCCGCCCGGGCCGGGTCACTGGCAGCAGCGACCGCCTGTATGCCGAGAAGGCCATGCTTGACGACTGGTTCCGCCAGCGTTTCGCCGCTCGTCCGTCGTCCTGA
- a CDS encoding carbon-nitrogen hydrolase family protein produces MKLCAVQLKSFKGDVPANLERHLACIEQAAALGAELVVFPELSLTGYEPTVARQAALPVNAARLDPLQAACDRLGITIAVGLPLPTPEGIRIGMPIFSPGAPRQAYAKRRLHDDELPYFTPGDQALQLQLGEHCVAPAICYESMFMAHAVAAREQGADLYLASVAKTAKGIDEGHAHYAEVARELGMPVLLANCVGPADTFIGAGGSAAWDSRGHLLARLDDHSEGMILLDTRSATAIAVPL; encoded by the coding sequence ATGAAACTGTGCGCCGTGCAATTGAAGTCGTTCAAGGGCGATGTGCCTGCAAACCTCGAACGCCACCTGGCCTGCATCGAGCAGGCCGCGGCCCTCGGTGCCGAACTGGTGGTGTTCCCGGAACTGTCACTGACCGGTTACGAGCCAACCGTCGCCCGCCAGGCTGCCCTGCCAGTCAACGCCGCGCGGCTGGACCCGCTGCAGGCAGCCTGCGACCGGCTTGGCATCACCATTGCCGTGGGCCTGCCGCTGCCGACCCCCGAAGGCATTCGCATCGGCATGCCGATCTTCAGCCCCGGTGCGCCGCGCCAGGCCTATGCCAAACGGCGCCTGCACGATGACGAACTGCCGTACTTCACGCCGGGCGACCAGGCATTGCAGCTGCAACTGGGCGAACACTGCGTGGCACCGGCGATCTGCTATGAATCAATGTTCATGGCGCACGCGGTGGCGGCGCGCGAACAGGGCGCCGACCTGTACCTGGCCAGCGTGGCAAAAACCGCAAAGGGCATCGACGAAGGCCATGCGCATTACGCCGAGGTCGCCCGCGAGCTGGGCATGCCGGTGTTGCTGGCCAATTGCGTGGGGCCGGCCGACACCTTCATCGGCGCCGGCGGCTCGGCGGCCTGGGACAGCCGGGGGCACTTGCTGGCCAGGCTGGATGATCACAGCGAAGGCATGATCCTGCTCGACACCCGTAGCGCTACAGCTATCGCTGTGCCCCTGTAA
- a CDS encoding methylated-DNA--[protein]-cysteine S-methyltransferase translates to MSSAFTFMQSPVGTLTLVARGECLAAVLWETERANRVRLGALHRDDECPVLLETARQLAEYFAGKRQRFELALDFAGTAFQRQVWAALLAIPFGETRSYSDIARHIGNPAAVRAVGAANGRNPISIIAPCHRVIGASGSLTGFAGGLAAKQYLLALEGRQSLALDL, encoded by the coding sequence ATGTCCAGCGCATTCACTTTCATGCAGTCACCCGTCGGCACCTTGACCCTGGTGGCCCGTGGCGAGTGCCTGGCCGCCGTATTGTGGGAAACGGAACGGGCAAACCGCGTGCGCCTCGGTGCCCTGCACCGCGACGACGAGTGTCCGGTGCTGCTGGAAACTGCCCGCCAGCTCGCCGAGTATTTCGCCGGCAAGCGCCAGCGTTTCGAGCTGGCGCTGGATTTTGCCGGCACCGCGTTCCAGCGCCAGGTCTGGGCCGCACTGCTGGCGATACCGTTTGGCGAAACCCGCAGCTACAGCGATATCGCCCGGCATATCGGCAACCCTGCCGCGGTGCGCGCGGTAGGGGCTGCCAATGGCCGCAACCCGATCTCGATCATCGCCCCGTGCCACCGCGTGATCGGTGCCTCGGGCAGCCTGACCGGCTTCGCCGGCGGCCTCGCGGCCAAGCAGTACCTGTTGGCGCTGGAGGGCCGGCAAAGCCTGGCGCTGGACCTCTAG
- the osmE gene encoding osmotically-inducible lipoprotein OsmE, with protein sequence MSKPFQAMILALTALSACASNSALYRDQPLVAKVDNGMSKDQVLQIGGNPDAESERTAVPGTCYDYMLNKAGNHQPYSVSFDGSGKVDHTAFMTCAEWSNAQRKARLPSMGGSSGSGY encoded by the coding sequence ATGAGCAAGCCCTTTCAGGCGATGATCCTGGCGCTGACAGCGCTTTCTGCCTGCGCCTCGAACTCGGCCCTGTACCGCGACCAGCCACTGGTGGCGAAAGTCGACAACGGCATGAGCAAAGATCAGGTCCTACAGATCGGTGGCAACCCTGATGCCGAGTCCGAGCGCACGGCGGTACCTGGCACGTGTTACGACTACATGCTCAACAAGGCCGGCAACCACCAGCCCTACAGCGTCAGCTTCGATGGCAGCGGCAAGGTGGACCACACCGCCTTCATGACCTGCGCCGAGTGGAGCAACGCCCAACGCAAGGCCCGGCTACCCAGCATGGGCGGCTCAAGCGGCTCGGGCTACTGA
- a CDS encoding anti-virulence regulator CigR family protein gives MVKRRWSLVAVVTSIALAVGPSLSLADPNNGKGQGHGKNQHSQGQHGQGQGHGGGGGGGSHGNPSIDRGYVLDILAGHRSYWNAGPALPPGIQKNLARGKPLPPGIAKKLDGRLLGQLPHYDGYEWMQAGVDLILVAVATGIIYEVLNGALD, from the coding sequence ATGGTAAAGCGTCGATGGTCGCTCGTTGCTGTGGTTACCTCGATCGCCTTGGCTGTGGGGCCATCGCTTTCCCTTGCCGACCCGAATAACGGTAAAGGGCAGGGGCATGGCAAGAACCAGCACAGCCAGGGGCAGCACGGCCAGGGCCAGGGGCACGGTGGTGGCGGTGGTGGCGGTAGCCATGGCAACCCTTCGATCGACCGTGGCTATGTGCTCGATATCCTCGCCGGGCACCGCAGCTACTGGAATGCTGGGCCGGCTCTGCCGCCGGGTATCCAGAAGAACCTGGCCCGGGGTAAACCGCTGCCGCCGGGTATCGCCAAGAAGCTCGATGGCCGGCTGCTGGGGCAGCTCCCTCACTACGACGGCTATGAGTGGATGCAGGCGGGTGTCGACCTGATCCTGGTGGCAGTCGCCACAGGGATCATCTACGAGGTGCTGAACGGCGCGCTTGATTGA
- a CDS encoding HlyD family efflux transporter periplasmic adaptor subunit, whose product MAIENSAAKLRGQLADPLLATTHPVYRPLLYTLLGSVVLFVAWAFWAELDEVTRGDGRVVPFSRIQKIQSLEGGILDRLLVQEGDLVEVGQPLLRLDETRFLTNFQESANQASVLRAAIARLDAEVLGKAAIEFPPDVDPQGPLARSERELFKSRRDKLLEGSQAIQRQISLAQSQLDLVRPLVAKRAVSQMEALRLSQDIATLNGKLSELKSSYFQDAYTERSQRKADLSALEPIVQQRQDQLRRTGIVSPVRGRVNTIMINTRGGVIQPGEAIMEVIPVEDRLLVEAKIKPRDVAFLVPGMPAKVKITAYDFSIYGDLKGTLEQISADTIEEDTPHGKESYYQVLIRTDGSQLKRGEEVLPIIPGMVAEVDILSGKRSVLNYLLRPLIKARLY is encoded by the coding sequence ATGGCAATTGAAAACAGCGCGGCAAAGCTGCGCGGGCAATTGGCCGACCCACTGCTGGCGACTACCCACCCGGTCTATCGCCCGCTGCTCTATACCCTGCTCGGCAGCGTCGTGCTGTTCGTCGCCTGGGCCTTCTGGGCGGAGCTCGACGAGGTGACCCGTGGTGACGGGCGGGTGGTGCCGTTCAGTCGCATCCAGAAAATCCAGAGCCTGGAAGGGGGGATTCTCGATCGCCTGCTGGTGCAGGAAGGCGACCTGGTGGAGGTCGGCCAGCCATTGCTGCGCCTCGACGAGACGCGCTTTCTTACCAACTTCCAGGAATCGGCCAACCAGGCCAGCGTGCTGCGGGCAGCCATCGCCCGGCTGGATGCCGAGGTGCTGGGCAAGGCCGCCATCGAGTTCCCGCCGGACGTCGATCCGCAGGGGCCGCTTGCGCGCTCCGAGCGTGAGTTGTTCAAGTCGCGGCGGGACAAGCTGCTCGAAGGCAGCCAGGCGATCCAGAGACAGATCAGCCTGGCGCAGAGCCAGCTCGACCTGGTCCGCCCCCTGGTCGCCAAGCGCGCCGTCAGCCAGATGGAGGCGCTGCGGTTGAGCCAGGATATCGCTACCCTCAATGGCAAGCTGAGCGAACTGAAGAGCAGCTATTTCCAGGATGCCTACACCGAGCGTTCACAGCGCAAGGCTGACCTCAGTGCCCTGGAACCGATCGTCCAGCAGCGCCAGGACCAGCTGCGCCGTACCGGGATCGTTTCGCCGGTGCGTGGGCGGGTCAACACCATAATGATCAACACCCGCGGCGGGGTGATCCAGCCCGGCGAGGCAATCATGGAAGTGATCCCGGTGGAGGACCGCCTGCTGGTAGAGGCGAAGATCAAGCCGCGCGACGTGGCATTCCTGGTGCCGGGCATGCCGGCGAAGGTGAAGATCACTGCCTACGACTTCAGCATTTATGGCGACCTCAAGGGCACCCTGGAGCAGATCAGCGCCGACACCATCGAGGAAGACACGCCGCACGGCAAGGAGTCGTATTACCAGGTACTGATCCGCACAGACGGAAGTCAGCTCAAGCGAGGCGAGGAGGTACTGCCCATCATTCCCGGCATGGTGGCAGAGGTGGATATCCTCAGCGGCAAGCGCAGCGTGCTCAATTACCTGTTGCGCCCGCTGATCAAGGCCCGTCTGTACTGA
- a CDS encoding type I secretion system permease/ATPase, with translation MEVEQAPDNVVTLNHDDPLRQGLLLLCRQLERPLSDAELVDGLALEHGRLPLRLVARALRRADITAQVAELPLRQMDAYLLPALLLLGDGRCLLLVGVEGDQYEVLVPQSGGGRECMALPALETLYSGTAVFAKCRYRPDGRVGDYASGLPEHWFFGPLKRLWRSYAEVTLTALVANILAVASALFAMQVYDRVVPNAAFDTLWILASGVALAIVVDGILRILRGHLLNVLGKRLDLQLSSLLFARVLSTRIAAKPASLGAFSTQVREFESVREFFTSSSAALISDLPFVAIFLVLIAVIGGHVVWVPLVACVLMVLPGLLTQRLLGHLSRQNLREGAMKNSVLLEAFEHLETVKATRAEGRCRQQWETLTGELAGNAMKTHVLASTLSYSASIVQQLCYVGVVVFGVYRIADGAMTVGALVACSILASRAIAPLSQAAAILGRWQHTRVALEGLDQLMSAEQERPAGKRFVHRERLYGHYRLEALRLAHGDSPPVVDVQALHIQAGERVALLGGNGAGKSTLLRLLSGLLDAQSGRLLLDDIALSQLDPADRQRGIGYLPQDVALFHGSLRENLNLANAALGDEELLEALDGVGLGTFVRSHPLGLDMPIQGNASLSGGQRQAVGLARVLLQDPPILLLDEPTAAFDQNSEKQVIDYLQNWLGRRTLIITTHKKSVLSLVDRAVVLRNGQVIMDGPLSQVVQGNQVQAPPVAEGAGHGN, from the coding sequence ATGGAAGTTGAACAAGCTCCGGATAATGTCGTCACCCTGAACCATGATGACCCGCTGCGCCAGGGCCTGCTGCTGCTGTGCCGGCAACTGGAGCGGCCACTGAGTGATGCCGAACTGGTGGACGGCCTGGCACTGGAGCACGGGCGTCTGCCACTGCGCCTGGTCGCCCGCGCGTTGCGCCGCGCCGACATCACGGCCCAGGTTGCCGAGTTGCCGTTGCGGCAGATGGATGCCTACCTGCTGCCGGCGCTGCTGTTGCTCGGCGATGGTCGCTGCCTGCTGCTGGTGGGTGTCGAAGGTGACCAGTACGAGGTGCTGGTGCCGCAGAGCGGCGGTGGCCGTGAATGCATGGCGTTGCCCGCGCTGGAGACGCTTTACAGTGGTACGGCGGTGTTCGCCAAGTGCCGCTATCGCCCGGACGGGCGCGTCGGCGACTACGCCAGCGGCCTGCCCGAGCATTGGTTCTTCGGGCCGCTCAAGCGGCTTTGGCGCTCCTATGCGGAAGTCACGCTGACGGCCCTGGTAGCCAATATCCTGGCCGTCGCCTCGGCACTGTTCGCCATGCAAGTGTACGACCGCGTAGTGCCCAACGCGGCGTTCGATACCTTGTGGATACTTGCCAGCGGCGTAGCCCTGGCGATCGTCGTCGACGGCATACTGCGGATCCTTCGCGGGCACCTGCTGAATGTGCTTGGCAAGCGCCTCGACCTGCAACTGTCGAGCCTGCTGTTCGCTCGCGTGCTGAGTACCCGGATCGCCGCCAAGCCGGCGTCACTCGGGGCGTTCAGCACGCAGGTACGGGAGTTCGAGTCGGTCCGCGAATTCTTCACCTCATCCAGTGCCGCACTGATCAGCGACCTGCCGTTCGTGGCCATTTTCCTGGTGCTCATCGCGGTGATCGGCGGCCATGTGGTCTGGGTGCCGCTGGTGGCTTGCGTGCTGATGGTCCTGCCGGGGCTGCTGACCCAGCGCCTGCTGGGGCACCTGTCGCGGCAGAACCTGCGCGAAGGGGCGATGAAGAACAGTGTACTGCTCGAAGCCTTCGAGCACCTGGAGACAGTCAAGGCCACGCGTGCCGAAGGCCGCTGCCGGCAACAGTGGGAGACGCTTACCGGGGAACTGGCGGGTAACGCGATGAAGACCCACGTCCTGGCCTCGACGCTCAGCTACTCGGCGAGCATCGTCCAGCAACTGTGCTATGTCGGGGTGGTGGTGTTCGGCGTTTACCGGATCGCCGATGGGGCGATGACCGTCGGTGCCCTGGTGGCTTGTTCGATCCTTGCCTCACGGGCCATCGCACCGCTGTCCCAGGCTGCCGCCATCCTTGGCCGCTGGCAGCACACCAGGGTGGCGCTGGAGGGCCTCGATCAACTCATGTCGGCGGAGCAGGAACGTCCCGCCGGCAAACGTTTCGTGCACCGCGAGCGGCTCTACGGCCATTACCGTCTGGAGGCGCTGCGCCTGGCCCATGGCGACAGCCCACCCGTGGTCGATGTACAGGCGTTGCACATTCAGGCTGGTGAGCGAGTGGCGCTGCTAGGCGGTAACGGCGCCGGCAAGTCGACCCTGCTGCGGCTGCTCAGTGGCTTGCTCGATGCGCAATCTGGCCGGTTGCTGCTGGACGACATCGCCCTCAGCCAACTCGACCCGGCCGACCGTCAACGCGGCATCGGCTACTTGCCGCAGGACGTGGCGCTGTTCCACGGTAGCCTGCGCGAGAACCTCAACCTGGCGAACGCCGCACTGGGCGACGAGGAGTTGCTTGAAGCCCTTGATGGCGTAGGGCTCGGTACTTTCGTACGCAGCCACCCGCTGGGCCTGGACATGCCTATCCAGGGCAATGCCAGTCTGTCCGGAGGCCAGCGCCAGGCGGTGGGGCTGGCGCGGGTGCTGTTGCAGGACCCACCGATTCTGCTGCTCGACGAGCCGACCGCAGCGTTCGACCAGAACAGCGAGAAACAGGTAATCGACTATCTGCAGAACTGGTTGGGCCGGCGTACGCTGATCATCACCACCCACAAGAAAAGCGTACTGTCGCTGGTCGACCGCGCCGTGGTACTGCGCAACGGCCAGGTGATCATGGACGGCCCGCTGAGCCAGGTGGTGCAGGGGAACCAGGTGCAGGCGCCGCCTGTTGCCGAAGGAGCTGGCCATGGCAATTGA